In the bacterium SCSIO 12741 genome, GTATTCCTTATGGAAGCCTCATCTTGTCCGGGCACTCCCAAGAGGAATGTGCCCAATCGTTTAATGCCAATCTTTTTGGTGAGCGCAAAGGTTTCTTCAATTTGCTGGATGGTGTAATTTTTTCGGTATTGCTTGAGGTATTTGTCCTCAGCCCATTCCACCCCAAACATGATGAGGTTACAACCCGCTTGCTTCATCTTCTCCAACTTCTCCTGATCGAGCACATCCACTCTGGAAAAACACATCCAGTGCACATCCCAATCGGATTGAATCAAGTAGTCGAGAACTGGATCGGTAACTGCCTTGGAGAGGTAAAAAGTTTGGTCTGAAAAATAGAGGTATCGAATTCCCAATCGTTGTAACTCCTTGAGTTCGGCAATGATGCTTTCAGCCGTTCTTGAAACGAATGGCAAGGTGGACATAATGCAAAAAGTACAAGGAAAAGGACAGGCATAATTCGTTAGAACGGTAGCCATGGGGTGCGCATCGGCAAAGGGCATCCGATAGAGAGCATTGCGGAAAAGATCATGCCTTGGCACCGGCAATTCCACCATTTTCGTTTTGTCTTCTGGCGTATGTACTACCAAGCCGTCCTTCCGGTAAACCAGACCTCGAATAGCATCCCACTTTTTCTCCAAAAGTCGACGAGCACCGTCATTAAAGAAATTGGTAATAATTCCGTCCAACCACTCGTATTCTCTAAAGCGATCTTCGTGATCTTCGAGAAAAGCGTCACCCGATGCAACCAAAAGGGACTTAGGCAAACAGGCTTTGAGAGCCTTCAAAAAGTAATGGTCCTCTTCCAAAGAAACTGAACCACAAAGGGAAATAATCAAATCTGGACTAAACTCATCACAAATCCCTAAAGCCAACTCCACTGGCAGGCGCTCTGCGATAGCATCTACCACTCTTACCTCGTATTGATCCTTCGGGAAATGAGCAGATTGAATCATCAAATCAACCGGCTGAGGAAGGTAATAGGCCTTAGAGACCTTGGAACAATAGTAATCCCGGATATAGATCTTTTCCCCGGGAGGGTTGAGCAGCAAAACTTTTTTCATGCCGACACCTCCTTTTGAACTTCATGGAATTGAGGTAAACGAACCCTTCGACTCACACCAGGCTTCCATAGTTTTTCTGCTTCCAGCATTATTAACTCAGGGCTTATCTCCTTCAAGCAATCTACCCGCCCCTGGCAAGATTCAGCAATGCGAGACCGGGGGTGTTCAAAACAAGGCGAACACGATTTTTCCATCCAAATATTTTTCAATCGATCCGAATCCGGGTAACCTACGTATTCTGGATGTGTGGGTCCCCATAGCACAACAGTAGGCGTTCCCAGGTAATGAGCCAAGTGCATTGGGCCAGAGTCATTGGTAATAAGTAAGGAACCTGCGGCCAATTCTTGCGCAAATTGATTGAGGGTCCAACTGCCTGCTTTGTTTTCAACCTTTGAGCCTTTCAATTGATCTACCACACTTTGTACAAATTCCTTTTCCCCATGGCTTCCTGTAAAAAGGATACGAGAATCCGGGTACTTTTTCGACCAAAGCCGGACCAATTCCAGATATTGATTTTCCGGATATTTTCGTTCGGGGAGATAATCACTGGCGTTCAAATTCACCAACAAATTGGGTTGAGACTCCACCTCAACTTCATACGTCAATTCACCAGCAACAAAACCTAAATCTTCCAATGCCTCCCTCAGTGCCAGGGTTACCGGCTTCTGATAGAGTGAAATCTCCCGACTTGAAGAGTTTGATGTCTCACGGGCGTCTACCCGAAAAGAAATCTCCCGAGCTCCATTTCGACTAAAAAGTCTAAGCAGACCAACTCCATTGGATGCCCTTTCCAGATCCACGATCGCTCGTGGTTTCAGGCTCTTTATTTGACTTACGGCTTTCAAAAAAGCGCCGGGCAATTGCCAGGCATGGCTTGCCGAAAAATCGATGGTATTCCATCCGAGCCAATCTGCAGCCGGCTTT is a window encoding:
- a CDS encoding radical SAM protein; translation: MKKVLLLNPPGEKIYIRDYYCSKVSKAYYLPQPVDLMIQSAHFPKDQYEVRVVDAIAERLPVELALGICDEFSPDLIISLCGSVSLEEDHYFLKALKACLPKSLLVASGDAFLEDHEDRFREYEWLDGIITNFFNDGARRLLEKKWDAIRGLVYRKDGLVVHTPEDKTKMVELPVPRHDLFRNALYRMPFADAHPMATVLTNYACPFPCTFCIMSTLPFVSRTAESIIAELKELQRLGIRYLYFSDQTFYLSKAVTDPVLDYLIQSDWDVHWMCFSRVDVLDQEKLEKMKQAGCNLIMFGVEWAEDKYLKQYRKNYTIQQIEETFALTKKIGIKRLGTFLLGVPGQDEASIRNTARFARTIDADYASFNIAVPRSNTSFRDEALDAGLIEQDLRVMDQSGSEIAMGTGKVSKKKLKALRRQAYLGFYFRPSYLWKRVWALRNKREFLTHTREAWFIIRGLITGQ
- a CDS encoding glycosyltransferase family 9 protein, with product MHLSGGRKIRNEGPVIFIKLYGMGSLIRLQQVVDQYDLKQEEFYLVTLPGLKPAADWLGWNTIDFSASHAWQLPGAFLKAVSQIKSLKPRAIVDLERASNGVGLLRLFSRNGAREISFRVDARETSNSSSREISLYQKPVTLALREALEDLGFVAGELTYEVEVESQPNLLVNLNASDYLPERKYPENQYLELVRLWSKKYPDSRILFTGSHGEKEFVQSVVDQLKGSKVENKAGSWTLNQFAQELAAGSLLITNDSGPMHLAHYLGTPTVVLWGPTHPEYVGYPDSDRLKNIWMEKSCSPCFEHPRSRIAESCQGRVDCLKEISPELIMLEAEKLWKPGVSRRVRLPQFHEVQKEVSA